From the Gasterosteus aculeatus chromosome 13, fGasAcu3.hap1.1, whole genome shotgun sequence genome, one window contains:
- the citb gene encoding citron Rho-interacting kinase isoform X11 codes for MSQVEPEISYFQGKMSDLESVLQQKDIELKASETQRTILEQDLATYITECTSLKHSLEQARMEVSQDDDKALQLLHDIREQSNKLQEIKEQEYHAQVEEMRVSIRQLEEDLSAARRRSDLYESELKDSRQNSEELKRKSADYQHRMQKVKEQGKADTEEMITKMEKTSVEQQTKIQDLQEKLAKSLKATAEATDLLQSMRVAKDRVERDMERLQHKEDSSDSLRRRLRETEDGRKTLENQVKRLEIVDRRENKLKEEIQSKALQIQQMAEKILALEDNLRETQGTGQRLESHLRQKEKLYEEKIKVLEAQMKADMADKEMLESSQSRYEEEVRDKCSIICEQKATINAMDSKMNSLEQRIAELSEANKLAANSSIYTQKNMKAQEEMISELRQQKFYLESQAGKLEAQNAKLEEHLEKMSQQEQSNKSRLQEQETKLREIGLEHEEQKLEIKRQVTDMTLSLQERQSQISNLQAARHALESQLQQAKTELEDTTAEAEEEITVLRAHRDEIQRKFDVLRDSCAVITDLEEQLTTLTQENAELNRQNFYLSKQLDEASDDREDRLHLGQDVDRLRREVADREMHLNNQKQNLGTLKTTCTMLEEQVLELETLNDELLEKERQWEAWRTTLEDEKNQAERRTRDIQRLLDTEKQNRLRSEQRNAESRQALEKAVKEHKAEIMSLQQALKDQTLKADSLADTLNDLEKKQAMLEMNALTWQQKLESERDLKQRLLEEQEKLQQQMDAQKTHIFRLTQGLQDALDQTDLLKTERTDLEYQLENIQAVYSHEKVKMEGTITQQTKLIDFLQAQAHGGSKKKKGLFGRRREDLLAAMAAQAQGQGPGQGPGPVSPVPSIQPVPLQYSDMKIALDKERSRCSDLEEALQKMRAELRSLREEALPYKDHSNSANPASARQQMIMSAMVKSPEHQQGPTALAPSNSERRKAAATPEEFSRRLKDSQRDRDRERERPVHHNNTPHRFTVGLNMRAAKCTVCLDTVHFGRQAATCLECHALCHPKCSPCLSATCGMSSDCSLHLSEGPCRDKGSSPGQQVKEASGHMHLEGWMKQPRSGKRGQGWERRYMVLDGTKVSIYETEPREDSVKPLEEFDMCLSDGEVVVHGAVGASELPNTAKSDVPYVLKLESRCHTPCWPGQLIYFMAPSFPDKQRWVAVMESVVAGARASREKAEADAKLLGNSLLKLEGDDRLDINCTLPLTDQIVMVGSEEGLYALNVIKNSLTHIPGLGSVFQIHIIKEQEKLLMIVGDERALCLVEIKRVKQSLAQSHLPSQSELAPYIFETVKGCHLFAAGRIDNGPCICAAMPNKITILRYNENLNKYCIRKEIETLEPCSCIHLTSYSIIIGTNKFYEIEMKQFVLEEFLDKNDVSLVSAVFAASSHSFPIAIMQVASSMQKEEYLLCFHEFGVFVDTYGRRSRTEDIKWSRLPLSFAYREPYLFVTYINSLDVIEVQGHASLGPTVLAHLDIPNPRYLGPAISSGAIYLASSYQNKLRVICCKGSLIRETGELQRTGSSRGSPSKRGPPTYSEHITKRLTSGPGSHDGLHREPSTPHRYREGRTEFRRDKSPARPLDREKSPGRVLDGRRERSPGRFGDSGRLHAGSVRTQLAPVNKVWDQSSV; via the exons ATGTCACAG GTCGAGCCGGAGATTTCATATTTCCAGGGGAAGATGTCTGACCTTGAGTCAGTGCTGCAGCAGAAGGATATAGAGTTGAAGGCCTCGGAGACCCAGAGGACCATCCTGGAACAGGACCTGGCAACCTACATCACAGAATGCACT AGTCTGAAGCACAGTCTGGAACAGGCTCGAATGGAGGTCTCACAGGACGACGATAAagctcttcagctcctccatgaCATCCGGGAGCAGAGCAACAAGCTCCAGGAGATCAAAGAGCAG GAGTATCATGCCCAAGTGGAGGAAATGCGAGTGTCCATAcgacagctggaggaggacctgTCCGCTGCCCGTCGCCGTAGCGACCTCTACGAGTCTGAGCTGAAGGACTCTCGGCAGAACAGCGAGGAATTGAAGAGGAAGTCTGCGGACTACCAGCACAGGATGCAGAAG GTCAAAGAGCAAGGCAAAGCCGATACAGAGGAGATGATCACCAAGATGGAGAAG accaGTGTTGAACAGCAGACCAAGATCCAGGATCTTCAAGAGAAGCTTGCGAAG TCATTGAAGGCCACCGCTGAGGCCACTGACCTCCTTCAGAGCATGAGAGTGGCCAAAGATCGCGTGGAGCGAGACATGGAGCGGCTACAGCACAAAGAAGACTCCAGTGACAGCCTGCGTAGACGCCTCCGTGAGactgag GACGGCAGGAAGACTCTTGAGAACCAGGTGAAAAGGCTGGAGATTGTTGATCGTCGGGAGAATAAGCTGAAGGAGGAGATCCAGAGCAAAGCCCTGCAGATTCAGCAGATGGCCGAGAAGATTCTG gcgctggaggacaatcTGCGAGAGACGCAGGGGACGGGCCAGCGGCTGGAGTCGCATCTGAGGCAGAAGGAGAAGCTCTACGAGGAGAAGATTAAG GTGTTGGAGGCCCAGATGAAGGCGGACATGGCGGATAAGGAGATGCTGGAGTCCAGTCAGAGCAGATATGAGGAGGAGGTGCGGGACAAGTGCAGCATCATCTGCGAACAGAAGGCG ACCATAAATGCTATGGACTCTAAGATGAACAGCCTGGAGCAGAGAATTGCCGAGCTCTCGGAGGCCAACAAATTGGCAGCCAACAGCAGTAtctacacacagaaaaacat GAAAGCTCAGGAGGAGATGATCTCGGAGCTTCGACAGCAGAAGTTCTACCTGGAGTCTCAGGCTGGGAAGTTGGAAGCCCAGAACGCCAAACTGGAAGAGCACTTAGAGAAAATGAGTCAGCAGGAGCAAAGCAACAAGAGCCGTCTGCAGGAGCAGGAAACGAAGCTTCGCGAG ATCGGGCTGGAACACGAGGAACAGAAGCTGGAGATCAAGCGGCAGGTGACAGATATGACCCTGTCACTGCAGGAGCGTCAATCCCAGATCAGCAACCTGCAGGCGGCTCGCCACGCTCTGGAGAGCCAGCTGCAGCAGGCCAAGACGGAGCTGGAGGACACCACCGctgaggccgaggaggagatcACCGTCCTCCGA GCCCACAGAGACGAGATACAACGCAAGTTCGACGTCCTGAGAGACAGCTGTGCG GTCATCACtgacctggaggagcagctgaccACGCTGACTCAGGAGAACGCCGAGCTGAACCGCCAGAACTTCTACCTGTCCAAGCAGCTGGACGAGGCCTCCGACGACAGGGAGGACCGGCTGCATCTCGGCCAGGATGTGGACCGGCTGCGCCGAGAGGTGGCCGACCGGGAAATGCACCTGAACAACCAGAAACAG AACCTGGGGACACTGAAGACGACGTGCACcatgctggaggagcaggtcctggaGCTGGAGACCCTGAACgacgagctgctggagaaggagaggcagTGGGAGGCCTGGAGGACGACACTGGAGGACGAGAAGAACCAGGCTGAGAGGAGGACCAGGGACATCCAGAGGCTGCTGGACACAGAGAAACAGAACAG GCTGCGCTCGGAGCAACGCAACGCCGAGTCTCGCCAAGCTTTAGAGAAGGCCGTGAAGGAGCACAAAGCGGAGATCATGTCCCTGCAGCAGGCCCTCAAAGACCAGACGCTCAAAGCTGACAGCCTCGCCGATACT tTGAATGACCTGGAGAAGAAGCAAGCCATGCTGGAGATGAACGCACTCACATGGCAGCAAAAGCTGGAGAGTGAAAGGGATCTGAAACagaggctgctggaggag CAagaaaagctgcagcagcagatggatGCCCAGAAGACCCACATCTTCCGTCTGACTCAAGGGCTGCAGGACGCTCTGGACCAGACTGACCTGCTGAAGACTGAAAGGACCGACCTGGAATACCAGCTGGAGAACATTCAG GCTGTGTACTCCCATGAGAAGGTGAAAATGGAGGGGACCATCACCCAGCAGACCAAGCTCATAGACTTCCTGCAGGCCCAGGCGCATGGGGGctccaagaagaagaag GGTCTGTTTGGGCGCCGTCGAGAGGACCTTTTGGCCGCCATGGCCGCTCAGGCCCAGGGTCAGGGTCCGGGTCAGGGTCCAGGCCCGGTTTCCCCCGTGCCCTCCATCCAGCCGGTGCCGCTGCAGTACAGCGACATGAAAATCGCTCTGGACAAAGAGCGTTCCCGCTGCTCCGACCTGGAGGAGGCCCTGCAGAAAATGAGGGCGGAGCTGCGGTCTCTGAGAGAAGAAG CGCTCCCGTATAAGGACCACAGTAACTCGGCAAACCCGGCCTCGGCGCGGCAGCAGATGATTATGTCTGCCATGGTGAAGTCTCCCGAGCACCAGCAGGGTCCGACCGCACTGGCACCCTCCAACTCAGAGCGCAGGAAGGCGGCTGCGACGCCCGAGG AGTTTAGCCGTCGTTTGAAGGAcagtcagagagacagagacagggagagagagaggccggtGCACCACAACAACACCCCTCACCGCTTCACAGTGGGACTCAACATGAGGGCCGCCAAGTGCACCGTGTGCCTGGATACCGTGCACTTTGGTCGCCAGGCTGCCACTTGTCTCG aATGTCACGCGCTGTGCCACCCGAAATGCTCGCCCTGCCTCTCGGCCACGTGTGGCATGTCCAGCGACTGCTCGCTGCATCTGTCGGAGGGCCCGTGTCGGGACAAAGGCAGCTCCCCGGGCCAGCAGGTCAAGGAGGCCAGCGGTCACATGCACCTGGAGGGCTGGATGAAGCAGCCCAG GAGTGGGAAGCGAGGCCAGGGCTGGGAGAGGAGGTACATGGTCCTGGATGGGACCAAAGTATCCATCTACGAGACTGAGCCCAGAGAAG ATTCAGTGAAGCCACTGGAGGAGTTTGACATGTGTTTGTCAGACGGAGAGGTGGTTGTTCACGGGGCGGTGGGAGCATCGGAACTGCCCAACACCGCCAAGTCAG ATGTTCCCTACGTCCTGAAGCTGGAGTCCCGCTGTCACACCCCCTGCTGGCCCGGACAGCTGATTTACTTCATGGCTCCCAGTTTCCCCGACAAACAGCGCTGGGTGGCCGTGATGGAGTCCGTGGTGGCCGGGGCGCGAGCCTCGCGGGAGAAGGCCGAGGCCGACGCA AAGCTGCTGGGGAACTCTCTCCTGAAGCTGGAGGGAGACGATAGGCTGGACATAAACTGCACCCTCCCCCTCACCGATCAG ATAGTTATGGTGGGCTCTGAAGAGGGTCTGTATGCCCTGAATGTTATCAAGAACTCTCTAACTCACATCCCTGGCCTGGGATCAGTCTTTCAGATCCACATCATCAAAGAGCAGGAGAAACTGCTGATGATCGTTG GGGACGAGCGGGCCTTGTGTCTGGTGGAGATTAAGCGAGTGAAGCAGTCTCTGGCCCAGTCGCACCTGCCCAGCCAGTCCGAACTGGCTCCTTACATCTTCGAGACGGTGAAGGGCTGCCATCTGTTTGCCGCGGGGAGA ATCGACAACGGGCCTTGTATATGTGCAGCAATGCCCAACAAGATAACTATTCTGCGCTACAACGAAAATCTCAACAAATACTGCATTCGCAAG GAGATTGAGACCTTGGAGCCCTGCAGCTGCATCCATCTGACCAGCTACAGCATCATCATCGGCACCAACAAGTTCTACGAGATCGAGATGAAGCAGTTCGTGCTCGAGG AGTTCCTGGACAAGAACGACGTGTCTCTCGTGTCGGCGGTGTTCGCGGCCTCGTCCCACAGTTTCCCCATCGCCATCATGCAGGTGGCCAGCAGCATGCAGAAGGAGGAATACCTGCTGTGTTTTCACG AGTTTGGAGTGTTTGTGGACACGTACGGACGGAGAAGCCGCACTGAGGACATTAAGTGGAGCCGTCTGCCTCTCTCCTTTG CCTACAGAGAGCCCTACCTGTTTGTCACCTACATCAACTCTCTGGACGTCATCGAGGTCCAGGGACACGCTTCTTTGGG GCCGACGGTGTTGGCTCACCTGGACATCCCCAACCCTCGCTACCTGGGGCCGGCCATCTCCTCCGGGGCCATTTACCTGGCCTCCTCCTATCAGAACAAACTGCGGGTCATCTGCTGCAAGGGAAGCCTGATCAGAGAAACCGGAGAGCTGCAGCGGACCGGCTCCAGCCGAGG GAGTCCCAGTAAGCGAGGCCCCCCCACCTACAGCGAGCACATCACCAAGCGCTTGACCTCTGGCCCCGGCAGCCACGACGGCCTGCACCGGGAGCCCAGCACCCCGCACCGGTACCGGGAGGGCCGCACCGAGTTCCGACGGGACAAGTCTCCGGCCCGCCCGCTGGACAGGGAGAAGTCGCCGGGCCGAGTGCTGGACGGCCGCAGGGAGAGGTCACCCGGGAGGTTCGGGGACAGCGGGCGGCTTCACGCCGGCTCCGTCCGAACGCAGCTCGCCCCCGTCAACAAG GTGTGGGATCAGTCATCGGTGTGA
- the citb gene encoding citron Rho-interacting kinase isoform X12, translated as MSQVEPEISYFQGKMSDLESVLQQKDIELKASETQRTILEQDLATYITECTSLKHSLEQARMEVSQDDDKALQLLHDIREQSNKLQEIKEQEYHAQVEEMRVSIRQLEEDLSAARRRSDLYESELKDSRQNSEELKRKSADYQHRMQKVKEQGKADTEEMITKMEKTSVEQQTKIQDLQEKLAKSLKATAEATDLLQSMRVAKDRVERDMERLQHKEDSSDSLRRRLRETEDGRKTLENQVKRLEIVDRRENKLKEEIQSKALQIQQMAEKILALEDNLRETQGTGQRLESHLRQKEKLYEEKIKVLEAQMKADMADKEMLESSQSRYEEEVRDKCSIICEQKATINAMDSKMNSLEQRIAELSEANKLAANSSIYTQKNMKAQEEMISELRQQKFYLESQAGKLEAQNAKLEEHLEKMSQQEQSNKSRLQEQETKLREIGLEHEEQKLEIKRQVTDMTLSLQERQSQISNLQAARHALESQLQQAKTELEDTTAEAEEEITVLRAHRDEIQRKFDVLRDSCAVITDLEEQLTTLTQENAELNRQNFYLSKQLDEASDDREDRLHLGQDVDRLRREVADREMHLNNQKQNLGTLKTTCTMLEEQVLELETLNDELLEKERQWEAWRTTLEDEKNQAERRTRDIQRLLDTEKQNRLRSEQRNAESRQALEKAVKEHKAEIMSLQQALKDQTLKADSLADTLNDLEKKQAMLEMNALTWQQKLESERDLKQRLLEEQEKLQQQMDAQKTHIFRLTQGLQDALDQTDLLKTERTDLEYQLENIQAVYSHEKVKMEGTITQQTKLIDFLQAQAHGGSKKKKGLFGRRREDLLAAMAAQAQGQGPGQGPGPVSPVPSIQPVPLQYSDMKIALDKERSRCSDLEEALQKMRAELRSLREEALPYKDHSNSANPASARQQMIMSAMVKSPEHQQGPTALAPSNSERRKAAATPEERRRVTFEKFSRRLKDSQRDRDRERERPVHHNNTPHRFTVGLNMRAAKCTVCLDTVHFGRQAATCLECHALCHPKCSPCLSATCGMSSDCSLHLSEGPCRDKGSSPGQQVKEASGHMHLEGWMKQPRSGKRGQGWERRYMVLDGTKVSIYETEPREDSVKPLEEFDMCLSDGEVVVHGAVGASELPNTAKSDVPYVLKLESRCHTPCWPGQLIYFMAPSFPDKQRWVAVMESVVAGARASREKAEADAKLLGNSLLKLEGDDRLDINCTLPLTDQIVMVGSEEGLYALNVIKNSLTHIPGLGSVFQIHIIKEQEKLLMIVGDERALCLVEIKRVKQSLAQSHLPSQSELAPYIFETVKGCHLFAAGRIDNGPCICAAMPNKITILRYNENLNKYCIRKEIETLEPCSCIHLTSYSIIIGTNKFYEIEMKQFVLEEFLDKNDVSLVSAVFAASSHSFPIAIMQVASSMQKEEYLLCFHEFGVFVDTYGRRSRTEDIKWSRLPLSFAYREPYLFVTYINSLDVIEVQGHASLGPTVLAHLDIPNPRYLGPAISSGAIYLASSYQNKLRVICCKGSLIRETGELQRTGSSRGSPSKRGPPTYSEHITKRLTSGPGSHDGLHREPSTPHRYREGRTEFRRDKSPARPLDREKSPGRVLDGRRERSPGRFGDSGRLHAGSVRTQLAPVNKVWDQSSV; from the exons ATGTCACAG GTCGAGCCGGAGATTTCATATTTCCAGGGGAAGATGTCTGACCTTGAGTCAGTGCTGCAGCAGAAGGATATAGAGTTGAAGGCCTCGGAGACCCAGAGGACCATCCTGGAACAGGACCTGGCAACCTACATCACAGAATGCACT AGTCTGAAGCACAGTCTGGAACAGGCTCGAATGGAGGTCTCACAGGACGACGATAAagctcttcagctcctccatgaCATCCGGGAGCAGAGCAACAAGCTCCAGGAGATCAAAGAGCAG GAGTATCATGCCCAAGTGGAGGAAATGCGAGTGTCCATAcgacagctggaggaggacctgTCCGCTGCCCGTCGCCGTAGCGACCTCTACGAGTCTGAGCTGAAGGACTCTCGGCAGAACAGCGAGGAATTGAAGAGGAAGTCTGCGGACTACCAGCACAGGATGCAGAAG GTCAAAGAGCAAGGCAAAGCCGATACAGAGGAGATGATCACCAAGATGGAGAAG accaGTGTTGAACAGCAGACCAAGATCCAGGATCTTCAAGAGAAGCTTGCGAAG TCATTGAAGGCCACCGCTGAGGCCACTGACCTCCTTCAGAGCATGAGAGTGGCCAAAGATCGCGTGGAGCGAGACATGGAGCGGCTACAGCACAAAGAAGACTCCAGTGACAGCCTGCGTAGACGCCTCCGTGAGactgag GACGGCAGGAAGACTCTTGAGAACCAGGTGAAAAGGCTGGAGATTGTTGATCGTCGGGAGAATAAGCTGAAGGAGGAGATCCAGAGCAAAGCCCTGCAGATTCAGCAGATGGCCGAGAAGATTCTG gcgctggaggacaatcTGCGAGAGACGCAGGGGACGGGCCAGCGGCTGGAGTCGCATCTGAGGCAGAAGGAGAAGCTCTACGAGGAGAAGATTAAG GTGTTGGAGGCCCAGATGAAGGCGGACATGGCGGATAAGGAGATGCTGGAGTCCAGTCAGAGCAGATATGAGGAGGAGGTGCGGGACAAGTGCAGCATCATCTGCGAACAGAAGGCG ACCATAAATGCTATGGACTCTAAGATGAACAGCCTGGAGCAGAGAATTGCCGAGCTCTCGGAGGCCAACAAATTGGCAGCCAACAGCAGTAtctacacacagaaaaacat GAAAGCTCAGGAGGAGATGATCTCGGAGCTTCGACAGCAGAAGTTCTACCTGGAGTCTCAGGCTGGGAAGTTGGAAGCCCAGAACGCCAAACTGGAAGAGCACTTAGAGAAAATGAGTCAGCAGGAGCAAAGCAACAAGAGCCGTCTGCAGGAGCAGGAAACGAAGCTTCGCGAG ATCGGGCTGGAACACGAGGAACAGAAGCTGGAGATCAAGCGGCAGGTGACAGATATGACCCTGTCACTGCAGGAGCGTCAATCCCAGATCAGCAACCTGCAGGCGGCTCGCCACGCTCTGGAGAGCCAGCTGCAGCAGGCCAAGACGGAGCTGGAGGACACCACCGctgaggccgaggaggagatcACCGTCCTCCGA GCCCACAGAGACGAGATACAACGCAAGTTCGACGTCCTGAGAGACAGCTGTGCG GTCATCACtgacctggaggagcagctgaccACGCTGACTCAGGAGAACGCCGAGCTGAACCGCCAGAACTTCTACCTGTCCAAGCAGCTGGACGAGGCCTCCGACGACAGGGAGGACCGGCTGCATCTCGGCCAGGATGTGGACCGGCTGCGCCGAGAGGTGGCCGACCGGGAAATGCACCTGAACAACCAGAAACAG AACCTGGGGACACTGAAGACGACGTGCACcatgctggaggagcaggtcctggaGCTGGAGACCCTGAACgacgagctgctggagaaggagaggcagTGGGAGGCCTGGAGGACGACACTGGAGGACGAGAAGAACCAGGCTGAGAGGAGGACCAGGGACATCCAGAGGCTGCTGGACACAGAGAAACAGAACAG GCTGCGCTCGGAGCAACGCAACGCCGAGTCTCGCCAAGCTTTAGAGAAGGCCGTGAAGGAGCACAAAGCGGAGATCATGTCCCTGCAGCAGGCCCTCAAAGACCAGACGCTCAAAGCTGACAGCCTCGCCGATACT tTGAATGACCTGGAGAAGAAGCAAGCCATGCTGGAGATGAACGCACTCACATGGCAGCAAAAGCTGGAGAGTGAAAGGGATCTGAAACagaggctgctggaggag CAagaaaagctgcagcagcagatggatGCCCAGAAGACCCACATCTTCCGTCTGACTCAAGGGCTGCAGGACGCTCTGGACCAGACTGACCTGCTGAAGACTGAAAGGACCGACCTGGAATACCAGCTGGAGAACATTCAG GCTGTGTACTCCCATGAGAAGGTGAAAATGGAGGGGACCATCACCCAGCAGACCAAGCTCATAGACTTCCTGCAGGCCCAGGCGCATGGGGGctccaagaagaagaag GGTCTGTTTGGGCGCCGTCGAGAGGACCTTTTGGCCGCCATGGCCGCTCAGGCCCAGGGTCAGGGTCCGGGTCAGGGTCCAGGCCCGGTTTCCCCCGTGCCCTCCATCCAGCCGGTGCCGCTGCAGTACAGCGACATGAAAATCGCTCTGGACAAAGAGCGTTCCCGCTGCTCCGACCTGGAGGAGGCCCTGCAGAAAATGAGGGCGGAGCTGCGGTCTCTGAGAGAAGAAG CGCTCCCGTATAAGGACCACAGTAACTCGGCAAACCCGGCCTCGGCGCGGCAGCAGATGATTATGTCTGCCATGGTGAAGTCTCCCGAGCACCAGCAGGGTCCGACCGCACTGGCACCCTCCAACTCAGAGCGCAGGAAGGCGGCTGCGACGCCCGAGG agagaaggagggtCACTTTTGAAA AGTTTAGCCGTCGTTTGAAGGAcagtcagagagacagagacagggagagagagaggccggtGCACCACAACAACACCCCTCACCGCTTCACAGTGGGACTCAACATGAGGGCCGCCAAGTGCACCGTGTGCCTGGATACCGTGCACTTTGGTCGCCAGGCTGCCACTTGTCTCG aATGTCACGCGCTGTGCCACCCGAAATGCTCGCCCTGCCTCTCGGCCACGTGTGGCATGTCCAGCGACTGCTCGCTGCATCTGTCGGAGGGCCCGTGTCGGGACAAAGGCAGCTCCCCGGGCCAGCAGGTCAAGGAGGCCAGCGGTCACATGCACCTGGAGGGCTGGATGAAGCAGCCCAG GAGTGGGAAGCGAGGCCAGGGCTGGGAGAGGAGGTACATGGTCCTGGATGGGACCAAAGTATCCATCTACGAGACTGAGCCCAGAGAAG ATTCAGTGAAGCCACTGGAGGAGTTTGACATGTGTTTGTCAGACGGAGAGGTGGTTGTTCACGGGGCGGTGGGAGCATCGGAACTGCCCAACACCGCCAAGTCAG ATGTTCCCTACGTCCTGAAGCTGGAGTCCCGCTGTCACACCCCCTGCTGGCCCGGACAGCTGATTTACTTCATGGCTCCCAGTTTCCCCGACAAACAGCGCTGGGTGGCCGTGATGGAGTCCGTGGTGGCCGGGGCGCGAGCCTCGCGGGAGAAGGCCGAGGCCGACGCA AAGCTGCTGGGGAACTCTCTCCTGAAGCTGGAGGGAGACGATAGGCTGGACATAAACTGCACCCTCCCCCTCACCGATCAG ATAGTTATGGTGGGCTCTGAAGAGGGTCTGTATGCCCTGAATGTTATCAAGAACTCTCTAACTCACATCCCTGGCCTGGGATCAGTCTTTCAGATCCACATCATCAAAGAGCAGGAGAAACTGCTGATGATCGTTG GGGACGAGCGGGCCTTGTGTCTGGTGGAGATTAAGCGAGTGAAGCAGTCTCTGGCCCAGTCGCACCTGCCCAGCCAGTCCGAACTGGCTCCTTACATCTTCGAGACGGTGAAGGGCTGCCATCTGTTTGCCGCGGGGAGA ATCGACAACGGGCCTTGTATATGTGCAGCAATGCCCAACAAGATAACTATTCTGCGCTACAACGAAAATCTCAACAAATACTGCATTCGCAAG GAGATTGAGACCTTGGAGCCCTGCAGCTGCATCCATCTGACCAGCTACAGCATCATCATCGGCACCAACAAGTTCTACGAGATCGAGATGAAGCAGTTCGTGCTCGAGG AGTTCCTGGACAAGAACGACGTGTCTCTCGTGTCGGCGGTGTTCGCGGCCTCGTCCCACAGTTTCCCCATCGCCATCATGCAGGTGGCCAGCAGCATGCAGAAGGAGGAATACCTGCTGTGTTTTCACG AGTTTGGAGTGTTTGTGGACACGTACGGACGGAGAAGCCGCACTGAGGACATTAAGTGGAGCCGTCTGCCTCTCTCCTTTG CCTACAGAGAGCCCTACCTGTTTGTCACCTACATCAACTCTCTGGACGTCATCGAGGTCCAGGGACACGCTTCTTTGGG GCCGACGGTGTTGGCTCACCTGGACATCCCCAACCCTCGCTACCTGGGGCCGGCCATCTCCTCCGGGGCCATTTACCTGGCCTCCTCCTATCAGAACAAACTGCGGGTCATCTGCTGCAAGGGAAGCCTGATCAGAGAAACCGGAGAGCTGCAGCGGACCGGCTCCAGCCGAGG GAGTCCCAGTAAGCGAGGCCCCCCCACCTACAGCGAGCACATCACCAAGCGCTTGACCTCTGGCCCCGGCAGCCACGACGGCCTGCACCGGGAGCCCAGCACCCCGCACCGGTACCGGGAGGGCCGCACCGAGTTCCGACGGGACAAGTCTCCGGCCCGCCCGCTGGACAGGGAGAAGTCGCCGGGCCGAGTGCTGGACGGCCGCAGGGAGAGGTCACCCGGGAGGTTCGGGGACAGCGGGCGGCTTCACGCCGGCTCCGTCCGAACGCAGCTCGCCCCCGTCAACAAG GTGTGGGATCAGTCATCGGTGTGA